From the Bacteroidia bacterium genome, one window contains:
- a CDS encoding phosphatase PAP2 family protein, protein MRDRAAQERRARVIRGCIVAVALLCMLASVAEGQSRRDGFGHHASVFGEDWGHVLSAPVHFNGNDWLLAGIAVVATASSWMVDEDVREWSQAHRDPQRDDWLLIGDYYGTGEVSTGVALLLYAGGEAFDDTWSRTTGRMVFQSMVYSEVFTHVMKAVIGRSRPYADRGNADFHPFTLAHERTSFPSGHSTAAFALATTLSRRIGHPAATVLLFTLAGVTVLQRIVSDSHWLSDTVLGAAIGTSTAWAVTELENRREREAEQIPPGRQSTPRHAPLLHARISF, encoded by the coding sequence ATGCGTGATCGCGCTGCGCAGGAAAGGCGAGCCCGCGTGATACGGGGCTGCATCGTCGCAGTCGCATTGCTGTGCATGCTCGCGTCCGTTGCGGAAGGGCAGAGCCGGCGCGATGGATTCGGGCACCACGCGAGCGTGTTCGGGGAGGACTGGGGTCATGTGCTCAGCGCTCCCGTGCATTTCAACGGCAACGACTGGCTGCTCGCGGGCATCGCTGTTGTGGCCACCGCGTCGTCGTGGATGGTGGACGAGGACGTGCGTGAATGGTCGCAGGCGCATCGCGATCCGCAACGTGACGACTGGCTGCTCATCGGCGACTATTACGGTACCGGCGAGGTGAGCACGGGTGTCGCCCTGTTGTTGTATGCGGGGGGCGAGGCCTTCGACGATACCTGGTCGCGCACGACCGGGCGCATGGTCTTTCAGTCCATGGTGTACTCCGAGGTATTCACGCATGTCATGAAAGCGGTGATTGGTCGCAGCAGACCCTACGCGGACCGGGGGAATGCGGATTTCCATCCCTTCACGCTCGCGCACGAGCGTACGTCGTTCCCGTCCGGACACAGCACGGCGGCGTTCGCACTGGCCACGACACTGTCCCGTCGCATCGGTCATCCGGCGGCGACGGTGCTGTTGTTTACGCTGGCGGGCGTTACCGTGCTGCAGCGCATTGTTTCCGACAGTCACTGGCTGTCCGACACTGTTCTTGGCGCGGCGATAGGGACGTCCACGGCCTGGGCAGTGACCGAACTGGAGAATCGGCGTGAGAGGGAGGCGGAGCAGATCCCGCCGGGGCGGCAGAGCACTCCCCGCCATGCGCCATTACTGCATGCGCGCATTTCGTTTTGA
- a CDS encoding PAS domain-containing protein encodes MSTAPRRKAPALFHRVFLSHLLVLLLCFIAGLVLLDYLFADGLRLYRVRSPLILLPAVLGLIGLAGLLALWSSGVVALALQRLSRALDRDSNEAELQTLAQEMHCEEAAEVADAAAEQLLRAARRLDARPLILVIDAHLNILSADIDTAALLAALPSELKRRNLRGYLIEAADREFLLETLQRSGNAISMQPRRMPVIAAGGGTLNPLWHLHPLGEGRYVFIGTDIRRG; translated from the coding sequence ATGAGCACCGCACCCCGACGCAAGGCGCCCGCGCTGTTTCACAGAGTATTTCTCTCGCATCTGCTCGTGCTGCTGCTGTGCTTTATCGCGGGACTGGTCTTGCTCGACTATCTGTTCGCTGACGGCTTGCGGCTGTATCGCGTCCGCAGTCCGCTCATCCTCCTCCCCGCCGTGCTGGGTCTGATAGGTCTTGCCGGTCTGCTCGCCTTGTGGAGCAGCGGTGTCGTCGCGCTGGCGCTGCAACGCCTCTCGCGCGCGCTGGATCGGGACAGCAACGAGGCCGAATTACAGACCCTTGCACAGGAAATGCATTGCGAAGAAGCTGCAGAGGTCGCGGACGCAGCCGCGGAGCAACTCCTGCGCGCCGCCCGTCGCCTCGATGCCCGCCCGCTGATTCTGGTGATCGACGCACATCTCAATATTCTCTCGGCGGATATCGACACCGCCGCCCTCCTCGCCGCATTGCCGTCGGAACTGAAACGCAGAAATCTCCGCGGTTATCTCATCGAAGCCGCGGACAGGGAATTTCTCCTGGAAACACTGCAGCGGTCGGGAAACGCAATCAGCATGCAACCCCGCCGTATGCCCGTGATTGCAGCCGGCGGTGGTACGTTGAACCCCCTCTGGCATCTTCACCCACTCGGCGAGGGACGCTATGTATTCATCGGCACAGATATTCGACGCGGTTGA
- a CDS encoding TrkA family potassium uptake protein: MVKRFAVIGLGYFGQNIARALTRKGAEVIAIDNTMSKIEEIKDEVAYAVRLDSTDEKTLRNQGLEDLDAVIVSIGEDFENALLTCVLLQEFGCKHIIVKSTSPIHARIFRSVGVHQVVSPDVDLAERLAVTMVNPSVLDAIPLTDEYSIVQLRAPRFMIGKTLKDLELRRTYGVNLITIKRTTTSILKGGLAEQIIGVPMPETVIEENDILILMGEQGVVRKLADA, translated from the coding sequence ATGGTGAAACGTTTCGCCGTTATCGGACTCGGCTATTTCGGACAAAACATCGCCCGCGCGCTCACGCGCAAGGGCGCGGAAGTCATCGCCATCGACAACACCATGTCCAAGATCGAAGAGATCAAGGACGAGGTGGCGTACGCGGTGCGCCTGGACAGCACCGATGAAAAAACGTTGCGCAATCAGGGACTCGAAGATCTCGATGCGGTGATTGTTTCCATCGGCGAGGACTTCGAGAACGCCCTGCTGACCTGCGTGCTCCTGCAGGAATTTGGCTGCAAGCATATCATCGTGAAATCGACTTCCCCCATCCATGCGCGTATTTTCCGCAGTGTCGGCGTGCATCAGGTGGTATCACCGGATGTGGATCTGGCGGAGCGCCTGGCCGTCACAATGGTCAACCCGAGCGTACTCGACGCCATTCCCCTCACGGACGAGTACAGTATCGTGCAGCTTCGGGCTCCGCGTTTCATGATCGGCAAGACGCTCAAAGACCTCGAACTGCGCCGTACATACGGAGTCAATCTCATCACCATTAAGCGCACGACGACCTCCATACTGAAGGGCGGACTTGCCGAGCAGATCATCGGTGTTCCGATGCCCGAGACAGTGATAGAGGAAAACGACATCCTCATCCTGATGGGCGAACAGGGAGTGGTCCGAAAGCTGGCCGACGCATGA
- the glmM gene encoding phosphoglucosamine mutase has translation MTHSQDSNYRMSKLIASISGIRGIVGASLTPQTVLTYVPAFGRWCGGGPVVIGFDGRPSGRMLMDAVRSTLQASGVDVIDVGMVPTPTVQLMVEHSGSRGGIVVTASHNPGEWNGLKFLNADGVFLDAEENAAFFALAAGGDARYAAYDRLGALQQVTDAVERHIARVLACPLLDTGAIRKRALRVVVDAVNASGSVAIPALLEALGCAVIPLACDGSGVFPHTPEPLPENLGSLGAAVRSHGADIGIAVDPDADRIVVFDERGEPFGEEYSIATAVHAVLSRIPDPAQASVAVNLSTTRAVDEVARRFGATVHRAPVGEINVVKKMKETRAVVGGEGSGGVILPQVHAGRDSLVGAALLLQALADHGGSASDFRASLPDWVIRKHKYAAEGIDATAALGRAAEAFATQRIDTRDGVRIDFPEGWVHLRTSNTEPIMRVIAEGRSAAEADALAERVAAVAFADTAHEV, from the coding sequence ATGACGCATTCACAGGACAGCAACTATCGCATGAGCAAGCTCATCGCCAGCATTTCAGGGATACGGGGCATCGTGGGTGCGTCGCTGACGCCGCAGACTGTACTGACCTACGTCCCCGCCTTCGGACGCTGGTGCGGGGGAGGTCCCGTCGTCATCGGCTTCGACGGCAGGCCTTCCGGACGCATGTTGATGGACGCGGTGCGCTCCACGCTTCAGGCAAGCGGTGTGGATGTTATCGATGTCGGCATGGTTCCCACACCCACCGTGCAGCTCATGGTCGAGCACTCCGGGTCACGCGGAGGCATCGTCGTCACTGCAAGCCACAATCCCGGAGAGTGGAACGGACTGAAATTTCTCAATGCCGACGGCGTGTTTCTCGATGCCGAAGAGAATGCCGCTTTCTTCGCTCTGGCCGCCGGGGGGGACGCACGCTATGCGGCGTATGATCGTCTTGGCGCGCTGCAGCAGGTGACGGATGCCGTTGAGCGGCATATCGCCCGCGTGCTGGCATGTCCGCTGCTCGACACAGGCGCAATACGCAAGCGCGCCCTGCGCGTCGTCGTGGACGCGGTCAATGCCTCCGGGAGCGTTGCCATTCCGGCGTTGCTCGAAGCGCTCGGTTGCGCCGTCATTCCGCTGGCCTGCGACGGCAGCGGTGTGTTCCCGCATACGCCCGAGCCGCTGCCCGAAAATCTCGGCTCGCTGGGAGCAGCAGTACGGAGTCACGGTGCGGATATCGGCATAGCGGTGGATCCCGATGCGGATCGCATTGTGGTATTCGATGAGCGCGGCGAACCGTTCGGCGAGGAGTATTCCATCGCCACTGCCGTGCATGCGGTGCTGTCGCGCATCCCCGATCCCGCACAGGCCAGCGTCGCGGTGAACCTATCCACCACACGCGCCGTGGACGAGGTCGCGCGACGCTTCGGCGCAACCGTGCACCGCGCGCCCGTGGGTGAAATCAACGTCGTCAAAAAAATGAAAGAAACCCGTGCCGTCGTCGGCGGAGAGGGCAGCGGGGGAGTGATACTGCCGCAGGTACACGCCGGACGCGACTCGCTCGTCGGTGCGGCGCTGCTGCTGCAGGCGCTGGCCGATCACGGCGGCAGCGCTTCGGATTTCCGGGCGTCGCTACCCGACTGGGTTATCCGCAAACACAAATACGCTGCGGAAGGCATAGACGCCACAGCCGCGCTTGGGAGGGCCGCGGAGGCGTTCGCAACCCAACGCATAGACACGCGCGACGGCGTCCGCATTGACTTTCCGGAAGGGTGGGTACACCTACGCACATCCAACACCGAACCCATCATGCGCGTGATCGCAGAGGGACGCAGCGCCGCGGAGGCGGATGCGCTTGCCGAACGCGTCGCCGCGGTGGCCTTTGCCGACACCGCCCATGAAGTATAA
- the eno gene encoding phosphopyruvate hydratase codes for MTTIVDILAREIMDSRGNPTVEVEVELESGVRGRAAVPSGASTGEREAVELRDGDAERYGGKGVLRAVENVNDLLADELIGWDAFDQTGIDSYMIELDGTPNKARLGANAILGVSMAIARAAAETLGMPLYRYLGGTNAKVLPVPMMNILNGGKHADNTVDFQEFMIVPYGAPTFAEALRCGAEVFHALRKVLHDAGYNTSVGDEGGFAPSLKSNEEAIQFILKAMEKAKYTHEDCYIALDVAASEMYEQQPDGSAMYRFFKSDQRLITSDELIDMYADLVAKYPIISIEDGLGENDWDGWRKITDRLGSTTQIVGDDVFVTNTAILAEGIHRGVANSILVKVNQIGTLTETFDAVEMAKRARYTSVISHRSGETEDSTIADIAVATNAGQIKTGSASRSDRIAKYNQLIRIEEELDTNAIFPGISAFHVAR; via the coding sequence ATGACCACCATCGTCGACATACTCGCCAGAGAAATCATGGACTCCCGCGGCAATCCCACCGTGGAGGTGGAAGTTGAACTCGAAAGCGGCGTGCGCGGGCGCGCAGCGGTTCCTTCCGGCGCCTCCACTGGCGAACGCGAGGCGGTGGAACTGCGCGACGGCGACGCCGAGCGCTATGGCGGCAAAGGCGTGCTGCGCGCAGTGGAAAATGTGAACGATTTGCTGGCCGATGAGCTTATCGGCTGGGATGCCTTCGATCAGACCGGAATCGATTCCTACATGATCGAACTCGACGGCACGCCCAACAAAGCGCGCCTGGGCGCCAACGCCATTCTCGGCGTCTCCATGGCCATTGCCCGCGCCGCTGCGGAAACGCTCGGCATGCCGCTGTATCGCTACCTCGGCGGCACCAACGCCAAGGTTCTGCCCGTTCCCATGATGAACATTCTCAACGGCGGCAAGCATGCGGACAACACTGTGGATTTCCAGGAATTCATGATCGTTCCCTACGGCGCACCCACCTTCGCCGAAGCGCTGCGCTGCGGCGCCGAGGTGTTCCACGCACTGCGCAAAGTGCTTCATGACGCCGGCTACAACACTTCGGTCGGCGACGAGGGCGGCTTCGCCCCGAGTCTGAAATCCAACGAGGAAGCGATTCAGTTCATCCTCAAAGCCATGGAGAAGGCCAAATACACGCATGAGGACTGCTACATCGCGCTCGATGTCGCGGCCAGCGAAATGTACGAGCAACAGCCCGACGGAAGCGCCATGTACCGCTTCTTCAAGTCGGATCAGCGGCTCATCACTTCCGACGAGCTGATCGACATGTACGCCGATCTCGTCGCCAAGTATCCGATTATCTCTATCGAGGACGGTCTCGGCGAGAACGACTGGGACGGCTGGCGCAAGATCACCGACCGTCTCGGCTCCACCACGCAGATCGTGGGCGACGATGTGTTCGTCACCAACACGGCAATACTCGCGGAAGGCATACACCGCGGGGTCGCGAACTCCATTCTCGTGAAGGTAAATCAAATCGGCACGCTCACGGAAACTTTCGACGCCGTGGAAATGGCGAAGCGCGCGCGCTACACTTCGGTTATCAGCCATCGCTCGGGCGAGACGGAAGATTCCACCATCGCCGATATCGCCGTGGCAACCAATGCCGGGCAGATCAAGACCGGCTCGGCGAGCCGCTCCGATCGCATCGCGAAATACAATCAGCTCATCCGCATCGAAGAGGAACTCGACACCAACGCGATTTTCCCGGGCATCTCGGCGTTCCATGTCGCGCGCTGA
- a CDS encoding glycerate kinase codes for MNILIAPDSFKGSLTAVQAAGIIREALLADDPAVRCIMLPQADGGEGSIDAVWRAGGGELITEQLPDLVGEPRPVQWLLRDDGSALIEAATAIGWQLPEGVAREPRRFSTASFGLLLRAAAERAVRIDAAIGGSATSDCGMGFAEALGARFRTATGADADIPSRLAGLRRIEYSMPDLPPVRALADVRNPLLGPDGAVRVYGPQKGIPSEDLAEWDAAFEHCAAVVRRDVRDVDPAVEGMGAAGGLGFALSAFAGAGLRNGADALRALTGFDEHLAGADLVLTGEGRIDAQTLQGKVVQGIAKIAAGRGVPVAAFCGAVHGDVSVLAAALGVQSILSLSVPGEDTALVMTEAEHRLYTAVRNFMRTLRG; via the coding sequence GTGAACATTCTCATCGCCCCTGATTCCTTCAAGGGCTCGCTTACCGCTGTGCAGGCCGCCGGCATCATTCGCGAGGCACTACTCGCGGACGATCCGGCGGTCCGCTGTATTATGCTTCCGCAAGCCGATGGTGGAGAGGGCAGCATCGACGCGGTGTGGCGGGCCGGCGGTGGAGAGCTGATTACGGAACAGCTTCCCGATCTCGTTGGCGAACCCCGGCCGGTTCAATGGTTGCTTCGTGACGACGGCAGCGCGTTGATCGAAGCCGCCACCGCTATCGGCTGGCAACTTCCCGAGGGTGTTGCGCGCGAACCGCGCCGCTTCAGCACTGCGTCCTTCGGTCTGCTGCTGCGCGCGGCGGCGGAGCGCGCGGTACGCATCGATGCCGCTATCGGGGGCAGCGCCACGAGCGACTGTGGTATGGGTTTCGCCGAAGCGCTTGGAGCACGCTTCCGCACAGCAACGGGGGCGGATGCGGACATACCGTCTCGTCTCGCCGGGCTTCGGCGTATCGAGTACAGCATGCCCGATCTCCCACCGGTGCGCGCGCTCGCGGATGTACGCAATCCGTTGTTGGGACCGGATGGCGCTGTGCGCGTGTATGGTCCGCAAAAAGGCATCCCCTCTGAAGATCTCGCGGAGTGGGACGCCGCTTTCGAGCACTGTGCCGCCGTTGTGCGGCGTGACGTACGTGATGTTGATCCCGCGGTCGAAGGAATGGGCGCCGCCGGCGGACTGGGTTTCGCGCTTTCCGCCTTCGCCGGCGCCGGGCTTCGTAACGGCGCTGATGCTCTGCGGGCGCTGACCGGCTTCGACGAACATCTCGCCGGGGCTGATCTGGTGCTCACCGGCGAGGGGCGCATTGACGCGCAGACGTTGCAAGGCAAGGTCGTGCAGGGAATAGCGAAAATCGCTGCGGGACGCGGTGTTCCGGTCGCGGCGTTTTGCGGCGCAGTCCATGGAGATGTCTCAGTGCTTGCGGCTGCCCTGGGAGTGCAGAGCATCCTCTCTTTGTCCGTGCCGGGTGAGGACACTGCGCTTGTGATGACGGAGGCGGAGCATCGTTTGTACACGGCGGTACGCAATTTCATGCGCACGCTTCGCGGGTAA
- a CDS encoding phosphoglucomutase/phosphomannomutase family protein, with protein MAAITFGTDGWRALIADDYTFSNVRKVALAFARYYKKHPRIANGVLVGGDARFGSQDFAAAAAQVIASQGIKVWLAEAVVSTPMLSLGIINKQAAAGVMITASHNPPAWNGFKIKADFGGSALVEDIKKVEALVSDIVEKNVETKLKPMDELRAAGLIVPIDLHKPYIADLKKKINLKAIAQSGMNIAYDVMYGASFGVMRHLLPNVTCLHDEHNPGFKGVAPEPLAKNLKEFIPLVTSGGYDIGLVTDGDADRCGCVDEHGNYISTQLLIPILLKYLVEHKKLKGSVVKTVSVTDIIPKMCEKYGLTLHERPVGFKYVTELMISENVLIGGEESGGVGTSLHIPERDGIYNNLLLCEYLAKRKMTLGQAVQEIYDEYGRVYYDRVDFHTTESNKKKILAACAKGLATLGGLAVRSTETMDGYKFRVDGGWLLIRASGTEPILRFYAEADSEKKMKTLLKAAQSIGS; from the coding sequence ATGGCTGCGATTACTTTCGGGACGGACGGCTGGCGCGCACTGATCGCCGACGATTACACATTCAGCAATGTGCGCAAGGTCGCGCTTGCATTTGCGCGCTACTACAAAAAACACCCACGCATCGCCAACGGCGTGCTCGTCGGAGGCGACGCCCGTTTCGGTTCGCAGGATTTCGCCGCCGCCGCTGCGCAGGTCATCGCGAGTCAGGGTATCAAGGTCTGGCTGGCGGAAGCTGTTGTTTCCACGCCGATGCTTTCGCTCGGCATCATCAACAAGCAGGCCGCGGCCGGCGTCATGATCACGGCCAGCCATAATCCGCCGGCGTGGAACGGCTTCAAGATCAAAGCCGACTTCGGCGGCTCCGCACTGGTGGAGGACATAAAGAAGGTCGAAGCTCTGGTGTCCGACATTGTGGAAAAGAATGTCGAGACGAAGCTCAAGCCCATGGATGAATTGCGCGCGGCGGGACTCATCGTTCCCATCGACCTGCACAAGCCCTACATCGCCGATCTGAAAAAGAAAATCAACCTCAAGGCCATCGCGCAATCCGGGATGAACATCGCCTACGACGTCATGTACGGCGCGTCCTTCGGCGTCATGCGCCACCTGCTTCCCAATGTCACCTGTCTGCACGACGAGCACAACCCCGGCTTCAAGGGCGTTGCGCCGGAGCCGCTCGCCAAAAACCTGAAGGAGTTCATTCCCCTCGTCACGTCAGGCGGCTACGACATTGGCCTCGTCACCGACGGCGACGCGGACCGCTGCGGCTGCGTGGACGAACACGGCAATTACATCAGCACACAGCTGCTCATCCCCATTCTCCTCAAGTATCTCGTCGAGCATAAAAAGCTGAAGGGCTCCGTTGTAAAAACCGTGAGTGTGACGGACATCATTCCGAAAATGTGCGAGAAGTATGGCCTCACGCTGCACGAGCGTCCCGTCGGTTTCAAGTACGTCACCGAGCTGATGATTTCCGAAAACGTGCTCATCGGCGGCGAGGAGAGCGGCGGCGTCGGTACCAGTCTGCACATCCCCGAGCGCGACGGTATCTACAACAATCTCCTGCTGTGCGAATACCTCGCCAAGCGCAAGATGACGCTGGGGCAGGCCGTGCAGGAGATCTACGACGAGTACGGCCGCGTGTACTACGACCGCGTTGATTTTCACACCACCGAGAGCAACAAGAAGAAAATCCTCGCCGCCTGCGCAAAGGGTCTCGCCACGCTGGGCGGACTCGCGGTAAGGAGCACCGAGACCATGGACGGATACAAATTCCGTGTCGATGGCGGCTGGCTGCTGATTCGCGCCTCGGGCACCGAGCCCATTCTCCGCTTCTACGCGGAAGCCGACAGCGAGAAAAAAATGAAAACGTTGCTCAAGGCCGCGCAGTCCATCGGGAGCTGA
- a CDS encoding YfiM family protein gives MKEKINDATRDESRRTPLSSLTISPCDGVHVCNTPAPYCGRTRAAFPRLVLLCVLLLCQALSYTAYASQKGNDPSDSLALYRAVVFANRYPGLASDQVREDSGTVDQMRLWLVAGTLFTANTAIMVYYFATFYNDDYAQRGAFHTFDDWYNADLNVDKLGHIWGSQTYTRLLYRIFRWTGMRDPSAMYWSAGGSMLFQLEMEITDGLYEKWGFSWWDMAANTVGAVWPHVQRMAPELQSVNLKMSYRPSAAVKNGWVQHDYLRDYDGFTYWLALSVEDVLPQSLKPWWPDWLGIAVGYGANRTMLGKNVFNSREGKGQGEQEWYIALDYDLRKLPGDGAFVRFLKEELNLFHFPSPAVRIAPDAIWYGLYF, from the coding sequence ATGAAAGAAAAAATCAACGATGCCACGAGGGATGAAAGCCGAAGAACGCCGCTTTCATCCCTCACCATCTCTCCGTGCGATGGCGTGCACGTCTGCAATACCCCTGCCCCGTATTGCGGACGGACGCGTGCGGCATTCCCGCGTTTAGTGCTTCTGTGCGTGCTCCTGCTTTGTCAGGCTTTGTCGTACACCGCATATGCTTCTCAAAAGGGGAACGATCCCTCCGATTCTCTCGCACTGTACCGCGCAGTCGTTTTCGCGAATCGCTATCCCGGGCTGGCGTCCGACCAGGTGAGGGAGGACAGTGGCACGGTAGACCAGATGCGGCTGTGGCTCGTTGCGGGGACGCTGTTCACCGCGAACACCGCGATCATGGTGTACTATTTCGCCACCTTCTACAACGACGACTACGCGCAGCGCGGAGCGTTTCACACCTTCGACGACTGGTACAACGCGGACCTCAATGTGGACAAACTCGGTCATATCTGGGGCAGCCAGACCTATACGCGCCTGCTGTATCGCATCTTCCGCTGGACCGGCATGCGCGACCCCTCCGCGATGTACTGGTCCGCGGGAGGATCCATGCTCTTTCAGCTCGAAATGGAAATCACCGACGGCCTGTACGAGAAGTGGGGCTTCAGTTGGTGGGACATGGCGGCGAATACGGTCGGAGCGGTGTGGCCGCATGTGCAGCGCATGGCGCCGGAACTCCAGTCCGTGAATCTCAAAATGAGCTACCGGCCTTCAGCTGCGGTAAAGAACGGCTGGGTGCAGCATGACTATCTCCGCGACTACGACGGATTTACCTACTGGCTTGCGCTCAGCGTCGAAGACGTCCTGCCGCAATCCCTCAAGCCGTGGTGGCCGGACTGGCTCGGCATCGCCGTCGGCTACGGGGCCAACCGGACCATGCTGGGGAAGAATGTGTTCAATTCACGGGAAGGAAAAGGACAGGGCGAGCAGGAATGGTACATCGCGCTGGATTACGATCTGCGCAAACTGCCCGGTGACGGCGCCTTCGTGCGTTTCCTGAAAGAAGAGCTGAATCTCTTTCACTTTCCTTCGCCGGCCGTGCGCATCGCGCCGGATGCGATCTGGTACGGCCTGTATTTCTGA
- a CDS encoding DUF1624 domain-containing protein: protein MADTQQRIPWVDALRGLAIILMVPANLSPYFAEPHPMWFRILGSFAAPVFIMLSAGMVILTAERHSLNYFLKRGGLIILTGALIDTLLWKIFPFTSFDVLYPIGLALPLMYMLRNVESRELLYITIIFVIGTYVLQLIFGYHAETLEVYFDDMFLPAPGRLLQSWFIDGWFPIFPWLGYAVLGALLFRTIFAGDLVAKYHIMGIGAALTIIGFVLLFVPVSASTLRNLANESILEVRGGYSEIFYPPTFAYIFTSTGLVILFATILRRVHHLGPLGILAFFGKHSMMVYILHQAMGAWIIEPWIASAGLETIASGLLFTGVNLAVLAGIALICFGIDKAKLRYPPQSTYARILFGR from the coding sequence ATGGCAGACACGCAACAACGCATCCCCTGGGTCGACGCCCTCCGCGGGCTGGCGATCATTCTCATGGTTCCGGCCAATCTGTCGCCGTACTTTGCGGAGCCCCATCCCATGTGGTTCCGAATACTGGGCTCTTTCGCCGCTCCGGTGTTCATCATGCTCAGCGCGGGCATGGTGATACTCACCGCCGAACGCCATTCCCTCAACTACTTCCTGAAGCGCGGCGGCCTGATCATTCTGACGGGTGCGCTGATCGACACTCTGCTCTGGAAAATTTTTCCTTTCACTTCCTTCGACGTGCTGTATCCCATCGGCCTGGCGCTGCCGCTGATGTACATGCTGCGCAATGTGGAATCGCGCGAATTACTGTACATCACTATCATTTTTGTGATCGGCACCTATGTTTTACAGCTCATCTTCGGCTATCATGCGGAAACGCTGGAGGTGTATTTCGATGATATGTTCCTGCCTGCGCCGGGACGGCTGCTGCAGAGCTGGTTCATTGACGGGTGGTTTCCCATTTTCCCGTGGCTGGGCTACGCGGTACTGGGCGCACTGCTGTTCCGTACGATATTTGCGGGCGATCTGGTGGCGAAATACCATATCATGGGAATCGGCGCCGCGCTCACCATCATCGGTTTCGTGTTGCTGTTCGTACCCGTGAGCGCCTCGACGTTACGCAATCTCGCAAATGAGAGTATTCTTGAGGTGCGGGGGGGGTATTCGGAGATTTTTTATCCGCCCACGTTCGCCTACATCTTTACGTCCACCGGGCTTGTCATCCTTTTCGCCACGATACTGCGCAGAGTGCATCATCTCGGGCCGCTCGGCATACTCGCCTTTTTCGGGAAGCATTCCATGATGGTGTACATCCTCCATCAGGCCATGGGGGCGTGGATCATCGAACCGTGGATTGCCTCGGCGGGCCTTGAGACCATCGCTTCGGGCCTGCTGTTCACCGGTGTCAATCTTGCGGTGCTTGCGGGTATCGCGCTGATCTGTTTCGGCATAGACAAAGCGAAACTCCGCTATCCGCCGCAGTCCACCTACGCGCGCATTCTGTTCGGCAGGTGA